One Pygocentrus nattereri isolate fPygNat1 chromosome 23, fPygNat1.pri, whole genome shotgun sequence genomic window carries:
- the si:ch211-284e13.4 gene encoding insulin receptor substrate 1-B, whose protein sequence is METLAAPEPQSYEDVRKSGYLRKQKSMHRRFFVLRAASEHGPARLEYYENEKKFRSKSPVPKKVVHLDSCFNINKRADSKNKHMIVLYTRGESFAIAADTEQAQNEWYQAMLDLQCRSKTPDDYGSGGECGLLSPGPAFKEVWQVKLWPKGLGQARNLIGIYRLCLTDKTVNFVKLNSDVAAVVLQLMNVRRCGHSENFFFIEVGRSAMTGPGEFWMQVEDSVVAQNMHETLLEAMKALSEEFRQRSKTQAAGASCGGGTASNPISVPSRRHHPNLPPSQVGFSRRARTETPGVPHSTNTSPTPRHGFSRSRTASIGARTEDGSGRMTALSTSPSLNGSSCSTTPTLRPKPTRAPTPAKITLSLARYTPNPAPSPAPSLSSSSGHGSECGLGGAPMGTVPICTYARIPQRVSMSGSPSDYGSSDEYGSSPGEHSLLAAGLPAPLVDTSTGCVLVGHRNSSHKRAHGRRVLRRSSSRECEAERRLLSKRASLPPSSAQERLVPRRREEEEEEDEDYAVMSRSASRESFTSRRGSGSSVTTSSGQLENSADKGVNTREVPEDASIESGYMSMLPGVTAPPASLSLSVSEAESKGGDEYMAMTPNSSVSPPQHIRVPVSEGYMIMSPNSSCSPDLHGMSGCLWGSRSSMESRTGSDYMNMSPISARSACSTPPSHPEQHPLQPKTVYSYFSLPRSYKHTTLSTRFEDDLGKGRRPEGVCGSGSGAGGRVRRSGYPNSGDSSVGPNGGGHLSLSSSSFSSSSASTESLEDKPLSLPAGIVGKTTRSSTGHRVGGAHPKDSAHQYHQQRRGPGVLKQGHPQQRKGRPFSLFVDMSKANTLPRVRETLQPTVPQSSGEYVSIVYQGEQGSCNKGVTAVDQGCSVVQRHPKTLYGPSQCQVGSTSLPRSFSAPLSTTISTSSEYVNMDLGNSPLSCTPLSSFNPAPAIAPKAREKLTRAPKVGQEAEMGHRKSNKITLASIDITAAPFTDYTEMAFGLVAAEGASHCPKPSQTTEPSSMEREQSMEFPSPKAFPKSDQGARVVRAESSARRRHRSDTFKAPPPLPLSPSTSSSIFPETPQANPPRRHGLDSSLWATAQPTTSQCAGPGVAAVPTAQAASSSLEQSLNYIDLDLASKESPQISLDGSSGSHFSVLGGGSTVGLAGTAVGGNTNSNINTYASIDFFKSEELRVHQSSRKDSKEC, encoded by the exons ATGGAGACGCTGGCGGCGCCGGAGCCGCAGAGCTACGAGGACGTGCGCAAGAGCGGCTACCTCCGCAAGCAGAAGTCCATGCACCGGCGCTTCTTCGTGCTCCGGGCCGCGTCGGAGCACGGCCCCGCGCGCCTCGAGTACTACGAGAACGAGAAGAAATTCCGCAGCAAGTCGCCGGTGCCCAAGAAGGTGGTGCACCTGGACTCGTGCTTCAACATCAACAAGCGGGCGGATTCCAAGAACAAGCACATGATCGTGCTGTACACGCGCGGGGAGAGCTTCGCCATCGCCGCGGACACCGAGCAGGCTCAGAACGAGTGGTACCAGGCCATGCTGGACCTCCAGTGCAGAA GTAAGACACCTGATGACTACGGCAGTGGAGGAGAGTGTGGGTTGCTGTCCCCTGGCCCTGCCTTTAAGGAGGTTTGGCAGGTGAAACTTTGGCCCAAGGGCTTGGGCCAGGCAAGGAACCTGATTGGCATCTACCGGCTCTGCCTTACTGATAAGACTGTCAATTTTGTTAAGCTGAACTCGGATGTAGCTGCCGTGGTGCTCCAACTGATGAACGTGCGGCGTTGTGGCCATTCGGAGAACTTTTTCTTCATCGAGGTGGGTCGCTCTGCCATGACAGGGCCTGGAGAGTTTTGGATGCAGGTAGAAGATTCTGTAGTAGCGCAGAACATGCATGAGACTCTGTTAGAGGCCATGAAAGCCTTGAGTGAGGAGTTCCGACAGCGAAGCAAGACCCAAGCAGCGGGTGCGTCTTGTGGAGGGGGCACTGCTTCGAATCCTATTAGCGTACCATCCCGACGCCACCACCCAAATCTGCCACCTTCCCAGGTTGGTTTCTCCAGGCGAGCTAGAACAGAGACTCCTGGAGTGCCTCACAGCACCAACACATCCCCCACCCCACGACACGGTTTCTCCAGGTCACGGACAGCCAGTATTGGGGCTCGGACAGAAGACGGGAGTGGCAGAATGACGGCGCTCAGCACTAGTCCAAGCCTTAATGGTTCTTCTTGCTCTACCACTCCTACCTTGCGACCCAAACCCACGCGAGCACCCACCCCTGCCAAAATTACACTCAGTCTGGCACGATACACTCCCAACCCGGCACCCTCGCCAGCCCCCAGTCTCTCCTCTAGCTCTGGCCATGGCTCAGAATGTGGTTTGGGTGGAGCTCCAATGGGAACAGTGCCCATCTGCACCTATGCTCGGATTCCCCAGAGAGTGTCCATGTCAGGCTCACCCAGTGACTACGGCTCATCTGATGAGTATGGCTCCAGCCCTGGTGAACACTCTCTTCTGGCTGCGGGACTCCCTGCTCCCTTAGTGGACACCTCTACTGGCTGTGTTTTAGTGGGACACCGTAACAGCTCTCACAAGCGAGCACATGGGCGCAGGGTTCTTCGTCGCTCCTCCAGCAGAGAGTGTGAAGCTGAACGCAGGTTACTGAGCAAGCGTGCCTCCCTTCCACCTTCTTCTGCTCAGGAGCGCCTTGTGCCTCGTCgcagggaggaggaggaagaggaggatgaagacTATGCTGTTATGTCTCGCAGTGCCAGCAGGGAGTCATTCACCTCTCGACGGGGCTCAGGAAGCTCAGTGACAACTTCAAGTGGGCAGCTGGAAAATTCAGCAGATAAAGGTGTCAATACCAGGGAGGTTCCGGAGGATGCATCGATTGAGAGTGGCTACATGTCCATGTTGCCAGGAGTTACAGCTCCTCCTGCAAGTCTTTCTCTTTCAGTGTCTGAAGCTGAATCTAAGGGAGGTGATGAGTATATGGCTATGACCCCAAACAGCAGCGTTTCTCCACCACAGCACATTCGTGTTCCTGTTTCTGAGGGCTACATGATCATGTCCCCTAACAGTAGCTGTTCACCAGATCTGCATGGTATGAGCGGTTGCTTGTGGGGGAGCAGGAGCAGCATGGAGAGTCGTACAGGAAGTGACTACATGAACATGTCGCCCATCAGTGCCAGATCAGCCTGCAGCACGCCCCCTTCACATCCTGAACAGCACCCATTGCAGCCCAAGACAGTGTACTCTTACTTCTCCCTGCCACGCTCCTACAAACACACCACCCTCTCCACTCGTTTTGAGGATGATTTGGGTAAGGGTAGGAGGCCAGAAGGAGTTTGTGGGAGTGGCAGTGGTGCTGGGGGAAGAGTTAGGCGTAGTGGTTACCCTAATAGTGGTGACTCCTCTGTAGGCCCAAATGGAGGTGGTCACCTGTCCTTGTCCTCCTCATCTTTCTCATCTAGTTCAGCAAGCACGGAGAGTTTGGAGGACAAACCACTGTCCTTGCCTGCTGGGATAGTAGGGAAGACCACCAGGTCGAGCACAGGACACAGGGTAGGGGGTGCTCACCCCAAAGACTCAGCTCACCAATATCACCAGCAGAGACGAGGGCCAGGGGTCCTGAAACAGGGTCATCCACAGCAACGGAAAGGCAGACCCTTCAGCCTCTTTGTGGACATGTCCAAAGCTAACACCCTGCCTAGAGTTAGGGAGACCTTGCAACCCACAGTACCCCAGAGCTCTGGTGAGTATGTTAGCATTGTTTATCAGGGTGAGCAAGGAAGTTGCAACAAAGGGGTAACAGCAGTAGATCAGGGGTGCTCTGTGGTGCAAAGGCATCCAAAGACCTTATATGGACCATCTCAATGCCAGGTTGGCAGTACCAGTCTCCCCCGCAGTTTCTCAGCACCCCTCTCCACAACCATCTCCACATCCTCAGAGTATGTTAACATGGATTTAGGCAACTCTCCACTGTCTTGCACACCCCTTTCTTCTTTCAACCCTGCTCCAGCAATAGCCCCAAAGGCCAGAGAGAAGCTCACCAGAGCTCCTAAGGTGGGACAGGAAGCCGAAATGGGACACAGAAAgagtaataagattactttGGCATCTATAGACATAACTGCTGCTCCTTTTACAGACTACACAGAAATGGCCTTTGGACTAGTTGCAGCAGAAGGCGCTTCACATTGCCCTAAACCTAGTCAAACAACTGAGCCGTCCTCTATGGAGAGAGAACAAAGCATGGAGTTCCCCTCGCCCAAGGCTTTCCCCAAGTCAGATCAAGGTGCTCGAGTGGTCAGAGCAGAATCATCAGCAAGGCGAAGGCACCGTTCTGACACCTTCAAGGcacctccacctctccctctttctccctctaccTCCTCCTCCATTTTTCCTGAAACCCCTCAGGCCAACCCACCTCGACGCCATGGCTTAGATAGTTCCCTTTGGGCAACTGCACAGCCAACCACCTCACAGTGTGCTGGTCCTGGAGTGGCAGCTGTACCTACAGCCCAGGCAGCATCCTCGTCTCTAGAACAAAGTCTGAACTACATTGATCTTGACTTGGCCAGTAAGGAGAGCCCTCAGATCAGCCTGGATGGATCTTCTGGCTCGCACTTCTCTGTCCTGGGAGGAGGGTCAACGGTAGGTTTGGCTGGAACAGCAGTGGGGGGAAACACCAACTCCAACATCAACACCTATGCCAGCATCGACTTCTTCAAGTCAGAGGAACTACGAGTCCACCAGAGCAGCAGGAAGGACAGCAAAG